Proteins from a single region of Salvelinus sp. IW2-2015 linkage group LG4p, ASM291031v2, whole genome shotgun sequence:
- the LOC111960698 gene encoding 2-hydroxyacyl-CoA lyase 2 isoform X1, which produces MEIATALGCSVGFAFGGLVFVAYKLGLLYQLFHKTETQSPRHGGESVAEVLRAHGVKFVFTLVGGHISPILVACEKLGIRIVDTRHEATAVFAADAVARLSGTVGVAAVTAGPGLTNTVTAVKNAQMAESPLLLLGGAAATLLQGRGALQDIDQMSLFKPLCKFCASVRSVKDITITVRKALAIAQSGTPGPVFIEFPIDTLYPFHLVSKEFGVKNPPKGIMGKVVTWYLHNHLKNLFAGAWETRDVSPLPVHIPQATDNEVQKCIELVSRAKKPVILLGSQATLPPTPADDIRAALESLGIPCFLGGMSRGMLGRNSPLHIRQNRRDALKEADLVLLAGTVCDFRLSYGRVLNRRSRIIAVNRDKTQLLKNSDMFWKPTVAIQGDAGSFLLRLSKGLKGHTCPEDWPQSLKAGDVTKEKANRGKADEKTDRHLNPLSVLHRVDELMADDSIIVADGGDFVGSAAYIMRPRGPLRWLDPGAFGTLGVGGGFALGAKLCRPESEVWIIYGDGSLGYSVAEFDTFTRHKTPVIALVGNDACWSQIAREQVPILGSNVACGLAFTDYHIVADGYGGKGTLIGREDEDKLDDIIKEAQKETRQGRATLLNVLIGKTNFREGSISV; this is translated from the exons ACTGAGACCCAGAGCCCTCGCCATGGTGGGGAGAGTGTGGCAGAGGTTCTGCGTGCCCATGGGGTTAAGTTTGTCTTCACCCTGGTGGGGGGGCACATCTCGCCCATCTTGGTGGCCTGCGAGAAGCTGGGCATCCGCATTGTGGACACCAGGCACGAGGCTACTGCCGTCTTTGCAGCTGACGCAGTAGCCAGGCTCTCTG GCACTGTAGGTGTAGCTGCAGTGACTGCTGGCCCAGGCCTGACTAACACAGTCACAGCAGTGAAGAACGCTCAGATGGCCGAGTCTCCACTGCTTCTCTTGGGGGGAGCTGCTGCAACACTACTTCAG GGTAGAGGAGCGCTGCAGGACATTGACCAGATGTCCCTGTTCAAGCCGCTGTGTAAGTTCTGCGCCTCAGTGAGGAGTGTGAAGGACATCACCATCACTGTGAGGAAGGCCCTAGCCATCGCCCAGTCTGGAACTCCAGGCCCTGTGTTCATAGAGTTCCCCATTGACACACTCTACCCCTTCCACCTGGTGTCCAAAGAGTTCGGAGTGAAAAACCCTCCCAAGGGAATAATGGGGAAAGTTGTCACTTG gtacctccacaatcacctaaagaACTTGTTTGCTGGGGCCTGGGAAACCAGAGACGTGTCCCCTCTCCCTGTGCACATCCCTCAGGCCACAGACAATGAG GTACAAAAGTGTATAGAGCTGGTGAGCAGAGCCAAGAAGCCTGTTAtcctactggggagccaggcaaCACTACCTCCAACACCTGCAGACGACATCAG GGCGGCCCTGGAGTCCTTAGGTATCCCCTGCTTCCTGGGTGGAATGTCCCGTGGCATGCTGGGTAGGAACAGTCCCTTGCACATCAGACAGAACAGGAGGGATGCCCTGAAGGAAGCAGACCTTGTGCTGCTAGCAG GAACTGTATGTGACTTCCGATTAAGCTACGGCAGAGTGCTGAACAGGCGCAGCAGGATCATTGCTGTCAACAGAGACAAGACTCAACTTCTGAAGAACTCTGACATGTTTTGGAAGCCCACTGTGGCCATTCAGG gAGATGCAGGCTCCTTCCTACTCCGCCTCTCCAAAGGCCTTAAGGGCCACACATGTCCAGAGGATTGGCCACAGAGTCTCAAAGCAGGAGATGTCACCAAAGAGAAGGCTAATCG GGGGAAGGCTGATGAGAAGACGGACCGCCACCTGAACCCCCTGAGTGTCCTGCACCGTGTGGATGAGCTGATGGCTGACGACAGCATCATAGTGGCGGATGGGGGCGACTTTGTGGGCAGTGCTGCTTACATCATGAGACCAAGGGGCCCACTCCGCTGGCTGGATCCAG GAGCATTTGGAACCCTTGGTGTTGGAGGAGGGTTTGCTCTGGGAGCCAAGCTGTGTCGACCTGAGTCAGAG GTGTGGATCATCTATGGCGATGGATCCCTGGGATACAGTGTTGCAGAATTTGACACCTTTACCAGACACAAG acgcCAGTAATTGCTCTGGTGGGGAACGATGCCTGTTGGAGCCAGATCGCCAGGGAGCAGGTTCCCATCCTGGGAAGCAACGTGGCCTGTGGCCTGGCCTTCACAG ATTACCACATAGTTGCAGACGGTTATGGAGGCAAAGGCACCCTAATTGGTCGCGAAGACGAGGACAAGCTGGATGACATCATAAAAGAGGCACAGAAGGAGACCAGACAGGGAAGAGCCACACTTCTCAATGTTCTCATAGGGAAGACCAACTTCAGAGAGGGCTCCATCTCTGTGTAG
- the LOC111960698 gene encoding 2-hydroxyacyl-CoA lyase 2 isoform X2, whose product MSSVLLDSAKTETQSPRHGGESVAEVLRAHGVKFVFTLVGGHISPILVACEKLGIRIVDTRHEATAVFAADAVARLSGTVGVAAVTAGPGLTNTVTAVKNAQMAESPLLLLGGAAATLLQGRGALQDIDQMSLFKPLCKFCASVRSVKDITITVRKALAIAQSGTPGPVFIEFPIDTLYPFHLVSKEFGVKNPPKGIMGKVVTWYLHNHLKNLFAGAWETRDVSPLPVHIPQATDNEVQKCIELVSRAKKPVILLGSQATLPPTPADDIRAALESLGIPCFLGGMSRGMLGRNSPLHIRQNRRDALKEADLVLLAGTVCDFRLSYGRVLNRRSRIIAVNRDKTQLLKNSDMFWKPTVAIQGDAGSFLLRLSKGLKGHTCPEDWPQSLKAGDVTKEKANRGKADEKTDRHLNPLSVLHRVDELMADDSIIVADGGDFVGSAAYIMRPRGPLRWLDPGAFGTLGVGGGFALGAKLCRPESEVWIIYGDGSLGYSVAEFDTFTRHKTPVIALVGNDACWSQIAREQVPILGSNVACGLAFTDYHIVADGYGGKGTLIGREDEDKLDDIIKEAQKETRQGRATLLNVLIGKTNFREGSISV is encoded by the exons ACTGAGACCCAGAGCCCTCGCCATGGTGGGGAGAGTGTGGCAGAGGTTCTGCGTGCCCATGGGGTTAAGTTTGTCTTCACCCTGGTGGGGGGGCACATCTCGCCCATCTTGGTGGCCTGCGAGAAGCTGGGCATCCGCATTGTGGACACCAGGCACGAGGCTACTGCCGTCTTTGCAGCTGACGCAGTAGCCAGGCTCTCTG GCACTGTAGGTGTAGCTGCAGTGACTGCTGGCCCAGGCCTGACTAACACAGTCACAGCAGTGAAGAACGCTCAGATGGCCGAGTCTCCACTGCTTCTCTTGGGGGGAGCTGCTGCAACACTACTTCAG GGTAGAGGAGCGCTGCAGGACATTGACCAGATGTCCCTGTTCAAGCCGCTGTGTAAGTTCTGCGCCTCAGTGAGGAGTGTGAAGGACATCACCATCACTGTGAGGAAGGCCCTAGCCATCGCCCAGTCTGGAACTCCAGGCCCTGTGTTCATAGAGTTCCCCATTGACACACTCTACCCCTTCCACCTGGTGTCCAAAGAGTTCGGAGTGAAAAACCCTCCCAAGGGAATAATGGGGAAAGTTGTCACTTG gtacctccacaatcacctaaagaACTTGTTTGCTGGGGCCTGGGAAACCAGAGACGTGTCCCCTCTCCCTGTGCACATCCCTCAGGCCACAGACAATGAG GTACAAAAGTGTATAGAGCTGGTGAGCAGAGCCAAGAAGCCTGTTAtcctactggggagccaggcaaCACTACCTCCAACACCTGCAGACGACATCAG GGCGGCCCTGGAGTCCTTAGGTATCCCCTGCTTCCTGGGTGGAATGTCCCGTGGCATGCTGGGTAGGAACAGTCCCTTGCACATCAGACAGAACAGGAGGGATGCCCTGAAGGAAGCAGACCTTGTGCTGCTAGCAG GAACTGTATGTGACTTCCGATTAAGCTACGGCAGAGTGCTGAACAGGCGCAGCAGGATCATTGCTGTCAACAGAGACAAGACTCAACTTCTGAAGAACTCTGACATGTTTTGGAAGCCCACTGTGGCCATTCAGG gAGATGCAGGCTCCTTCCTACTCCGCCTCTCCAAAGGCCTTAAGGGCCACACATGTCCAGAGGATTGGCCACAGAGTCTCAAAGCAGGAGATGTCACCAAAGAGAAGGCTAATCG GGGGAAGGCTGATGAGAAGACGGACCGCCACCTGAACCCCCTGAGTGTCCTGCACCGTGTGGATGAGCTGATGGCTGACGACAGCATCATAGTGGCGGATGGGGGCGACTTTGTGGGCAGTGCTGCTTACATCATGAGACCAAGGGGCCCACTCCGCTGGCTGGATCCAG GAGCATTTGGAACCCTTGGTGTTGGAGGAGGGTTTGCTCTGGGAGCCAAGCTGTGTCGACCTGAGTCAGAG GTGTGGATCATCTATGGCGATGGATCCCTGGGATACAGTGTTGCAGAATTTGACACCTTTACCAGACACAAG acgcCAGTAATTGCTCTGGTGGGGAACGATGCCTGTTGGAGCCAGATCGCCAGGGAGCAGGTTCCCATCCTGGGAAGCAACGTGGCCTGTGGCCTGGCCTTCACAG ATTACCACATAGTTGCAGACGGTTATGGAGGCAAAGGCACCCTAATTGGTCGCGAAGACGAGGACAAGCTGGATGACATCATAAAAGAGGCACAGAAGGAGACCAGACAGGGAAGAGCCACACTTCTCAATGTTCTCATAGGGAAGACCAACTTCAGAGAGGGCTCCATCTCTGTGTAG